From the genome of Streptomyces sp. NBC_00659, one region includes:
- a CDS encoding VOC family protein, which translates to MVHVLSSRTLLRPTDPERSRVFYGEQLGLAVYREFGTGPERGTVYFLGGGFLEVAGRSGTPPSPALKLWLQVADMAAAHEELTAAGVEALRGPVREPWGLIEMWIADPDGTEIVIVEIPADHPLRYRP; encoded by the coding sequence ATGGTGCATGTACTGAGCAGCCGGACTCTTCTGCGTCCGACCGACCCGGAACGCTCGCGCGTCTTCTACGGTGAACAGCTCGGCCTCGCCGTCTACCGCGAGTTCGGTACGGGACCCGAGCGCGGGACCGTGTACTTCCTCGGCGGTGGCTTCCTGGAGGTCGCCGGACGCTCCGGGACACCGCCCTCCCCGGCGCTGAAGCTGTGGCTCCAGGTCGCGGACATGGCGGCGGCCCACGAGGAGCTGACGGCCGCCGGTGTCGAGGCGCTGCGCGGGCCGGTGCGGGAGCCGTGGGGGCTGATCGAGATGTGGATCGCGGACCCGGACGGGACCGAGATCGTGATCGTCGAGATCCCGGCCGATCATCCGCTGCGCTACCGGCCTTGA
- a CDS encoding glycerophosphodiester phosphodiesterase — translation MNFLTIGHRGVMGVEPENTLRSFIAAQNAGLDLIELDLHLSKDGALVVMHDADVDRTTDGSGPIADKTLAELRALDAGHGERVPVFEEVLEAVRTPLQAEIKDVAAARALAEVIHRKDLVGRVEVSSFHDEAIAETARLVPGVRTALIASRYGTDVVDRAVEAGAATVCLNIRRLSLEVVEHARKADLKIIGWVVNTQDQLRLVRALELDGATTDYPEIKRTGRFTA, via the coding sequence TTGAACTTCCTCACCATCGGTCATCGCGGAGTGATGGGTGTCGAGCCCGAGAACACCCTCCGCTCCTTCATCGCCGCCCAGAACGCGGGCCTCGACCTCATCGAACTCGATCTGCATCTGAGCAAGGACGGCGCCCTCGTCGTCATGCACGACGCCGACGTGGACCGTACGACCGACGGCTCGGGGCCGATCGCGGACAAGACGCTCGCGGAGCTGCGCGCGCTGGACGCGGGACACGGCGAGCGCGTCCCCGTCTTCGAGGAGGTCCTGGAGGCGGTCAGGACGCCGTTGCAGGCCGAGATCAAGGACGTGGCGGCGGCCAGGGCGCTGGCCGAGGTGATACACCGCAAGGATTTGGTCGGGCGGGTCGAGGTGTCGTCCTTCCACGACGAGGCGATCGCCGAGACCGCCCGGCTGGTGCCGGGGGTCCGTACCGCGCTGATCGCCAGCCGCTACGGCACCGACGTGGTGGACCGCGCCGTCGAGGCCGGCGCCGCGACCGTCTGCCTCAACATCCGCAGGCTGAGCCTGGAGGTCGTCGAGCACGCCCGCAAGGCCGACCTGAAGATCATCGGCTGGGTGGTGAACACCCAGGACCAGCTCCGGCTGGTACGCGCTCTGGAGCTGGACGGCGCCACGACCGACTACCCCGAGATCAAGCGCACAGGCCGCTTCACGGCGTAG
- a CDS encoding GNAT family N-acetyltransferase yields the protein METATATGLTFRDAVDSDVDALVALIQSAYRGDSSRVGWTTEADILAGQRTDAEGIRAVVEAPDSRLLTVERDSALVACCQLEHRGDHAYFGMFAVSPALQGGGLGKVIIAEAERTVREVWGATEMHMTVISVREDLIAWYERRGYGRTGQMTPFPYGDERFGVPQRDDLRFELLVKPLV from the coding sequence ATGGAAACCGCCACCGCCACCGGACTGACCTTCCGAGATGCTGTCGACAGCGATGTGGACGCCCTGGTCGCGCTGATCCAATCGGCGTACCGAGGGGACTCCAGTCGGGTCGGCTGGACCACGGAAGCGGACATCCTGGCAGGCCAGCGGACCGACGCCGAGGGGATCCGCGCCGTCGTCGAGGCACCCGACAGCCGGCTCCTGACCGTGGAGCGGGACAGCGCGCTCGTCGCCTGCTGCCAGCTGGAGCACCGCGGCGACCACGCGTACTTCGGCATGTTCGCGGTCAGTCCCGCGCTCCAGGGCGGCGGGCTCGGCAAGGTGATCATCGCCGAGGCGGAGCGGACCGTCCGCGAGGTGTGGGGCGCCACGGAGATGCACATGACCGTGATCTCCGTACGCGAGGACCTCATCGCCTGGTACGAGCGGCGCGGTTACGGCCGTACGGGACAGATGACGCCCTTCCCGTACGGCGACGAGCGCTTCGGTGTTCCCCAGCGCGACGACCTGCGCTTCGAACTGCTGGTCAAGCCGCTCGTCTAG
- a CDS encoding VOC family protein, whose translation MKLDRPVPGGPCWTELGTDDLEGAKRFYADLFGWRPETDPRQEAGGYTVAYLGDAAVAAVTPIYQESQPVAWNVSFAVTDVDATAAAVQAAGGTLALAPMDVLDMGRFAVAFDPGGAVFQMWQARAFPGAGLFNAPGALGWVELLTRAPDRVTEFYTTVFGWTVKPSEHYPQWGVDGADFGGMVTMDENFAHEVPSHWLPYFAVEDVDETANAVLMADGHLLMEPVSQPGGHRRLAVARDRQGAAFGIYAEGAKH comes from the coding sequence ATGAAGCTCGACAGGCCGGTGCCCGGCGGACCCTGCTGGACGGAGCTCGGTACCGACGACCTGGAGGGCGCCAAGCGCTTCTACGCCGACCTGTTCGGCTGGCGCCCGGAGACGGACCCGCGTCAGGAGGCGGGCGGGTACACCGTCGCGTACCTGGGGGACGCGGCCGTCGCGGCGGTCACCCCGATCTACCAGGAGTCGCAGCCCGTCGCCTGGAACGTGTCGTTCGCCGTCACCGACGTGGACGCGACCGCGGCGGCCGTGCAGGCCGCCGGCGGAACCCTCGCCCTGGCCCCGATGGACGTGCTGGACATGGGCCGTTTCGCGGTCGCCTTCGACCCGGGCGGCGCCGTGTTCCAGATGTGGCAGGCGCGGGCCTTCCCCGGTGCGGGGCTGTTCAACGCGCCCGGCGCGCTCGGCTGGGTGGAACTCCTGACCCGGGCCCCGGACCGGGTGACCGAGTTCTACACGACGGTGTTCGGCTGGACCGTGAAGCCCTCGGAGCACTACCCGCAGTGGGGCGTCGACGGCGCCGACTTCGGCGGCATGGTCACGATGGACGAGAACTTCGCGCACGAGGTTCCCTCGCACTGGCTGCCCTACTTCGCCGTCGAGGACGTGGACGAAACGGCGAACGCCGTCCTCATGGCGGACGGCCACCTGCTGATGGAGCCCGTCTCCCAGCCGGGAGGCCACCGCCGCCTGGCCGTCGCCCGGGACAGACAGGGCGCGGCCTTCGGCATCTACGCGGAGGGCGCGAAGCACTGA
- a CDS encoding MarR family winged helix-turn-helix transcriptional regulator, producing MTTADGRRAADGDPTPDDDPTPDDDPTPAPGDKVVADTVAAVVRQWENVRPDLDTGPMEVIGRVNRCAALLQQAEDAPLRRAGLTRPEFDVLGTLRRTGHELTPSDIARETFSSGAAVTKRLKQLTERGLVERRGDTRDRRVAHVRLTDAGRDLVDSVLPDQLAYETVVLSGIERERQRELARLLGELLGQLEGRLRLPRA from the coding sequence ATGACGACAGCGGACGGGCGGAGAGCGGCGGACGGCGACCCGACGCCGGACGACGATCCGACGCCGGACGACGATCCGACGCCGGCGCCCGGCGACAAGGTGGTGGCCGACACGGTGGCGGCCGTCGTTCGTCAGTGGGAGAACGTGCGGCCCGATCTCGACACCGGGCCCATGGAGGTGATCGGGCGGGTCAACCGCTGTGCCGCGCTGCTCCAGCAGGCCGAGGACGCGCCGCTGCGCCGGGCCGGGCTCACCCGCCCCGAGTTCGACGTGCTCGGGACGCTGCGCCGCACCGGGCACGAGCTGACCCCCAGCGACATCGCCCGCGAGACCTTCTCCTCGGGTGCCGCCGTCACCAAGCGGCTCAAGCAGCTGACCGAACGCGGCCTCGTCGAGCGGCGCGGCGACACCCGTGACCGCCGTGTCGCACACGTCCGGCTGACCGATGCCGGACGGGACCTGGTCGACTCCGTCCTTCCCGACCAACTCGCCTACGAGACCGTGGTCCTGTCCGGCATCGAGCGGGAACGCCAGCGTGAACTCGCGCGCCTCCTGGGAGAGTTGCTCGGGCAGTTGGAGGGCCGGCTGAGACTGCCGCGCGCCTGA
- a CDS encoding VOC family protein: MKIHLTSVFVDDQAKAEHFYTEILGFVKKHDVPLGEQHRWLTVVSPDEPGGTELLLEPVGHPAVKPYRDALVKDGIPLAQFAVDDVEAEYERLRALGVRFTQEPLAMGPVTTAVFDDTCGNLIQIATQPR; the protein is encoded by the coding sequence ATGAAGATCCATCTGACCAGCGTCTTCGTCGACGACCAGGCCAAGGCCGAGCACTTCTACACCGAGATCCTCGGCTTCGTGAAGAAGCACGACGTCCCGCTGGGCGAGCAGCACCGATGGCTGACCGTCGTCTCGCCCGACGAGCCCGGCGGCACCGAACTCCTCCTGGAGCCCGTCGGCCACCCGGCCGTCAAGCCCTACCGCGACGCGCTCGTCAAGGACGGCATCCCGCTCGCCCAGTTCGCCGTCGACGACGTAGAGGCGGAGTACGAGCGACTGCGCGCCCTCGGCGTTCGCTTCACCCAGGAGCCCCTGGCGATGGGCCCTGTCACCACCGCCGTCTTCGACGACACCTGCGGCAACCTGATCCAGATCGCGACACAGCCTCGGTAG